AGGTACCTATACGACACATGCCAGGAATAAACGGGCTAACCGAAAGGCTGAAGTTCTGTATAGAGAGGCTGAAGTATGGCACAGCCTGAGTAAGCTGGCAGCGGGAGGGGATAAGGATGGGTATGTGGAATCCGTCAATTTAGAGCAAGGGTGGAAGCTGATTCTGCTGAATCAATTCCATGATATCATCCCTGGCTCTGCCATTACGGAAACTTACGATACCTCTTCTGAGGAGTATGAGCAGATTTTTAACATCGGCTCGGAAGTCTTAGCTGAACGTCTGCAGCAAATCGCAGAGCACGTTTCCCTTGATGGAGATGGAATTCCCTATGTCGTATGTAACAGTCTTGGATGGGCCAGAGATGCGATCGTGGACATTGATGTACATGGTGCAAATATGATTCCTTATGATGAGACGGGTCAGGTTCTGCAATATGAACGGAATGAGCAGCCGGATAGCGAGCAGGATGATCAGCCGGATAGCGAGCAAGAGCAGGATAAGCAGCAGAAGGAGCAGGGACAACCAGCTTCGCGTCTACATGTGCTTGTGAAGGATATTCCAGCCTTTGGTTATCGAACCATTTGGTTAAAAGAGAAGGAAATCGTGAACGGGAGCGACCTTGCTCAGGAACAGGCATCGTCTCCACCCGCAGAATTCCCTGATCAGTGGGAAACGACCTATTATTCCGTGACATTTGGAGCAAATGGAGAAATAACAAGTCTATGGGATAAGGAAGCCGCACGTGAAATTGTAAGGCCAGGAGAGCAGATCAACCGATTGGAGCTGTATCACGACCGGCCGACCTATTGGGATGCTTGGGATATTGATCCTCGGTATGAACAGCAGAAGGCGGATGATCCGATCCTAGTCCATCGACAGCTGCTCAGTCATGGCAAGGTACAGGACATATTCCGGTTCACTTGGAAGCTGAGCCAGTCGACGATTTGGCAGGACGTTATTTTTTATCATCACGACAAGCGTATTGACTTCAAGACCCATGTGGAATGGAATGAAGCGCATAAGCTGCTTAAGGCTGCGTTCCCAGTGCAAGTCGTGACAAACAAGGCGGTATTCGAGATTCCTTTCGGCACCATTGAGCGTTCAGTTCATCGGAATACGAGCTGGGAACAAGCACAGTTCGAGGTGTGCGGACATCGCTTCGTTGATCTGTCAGAGCATGGATACGGCGTCAGCCTGCTGAACGACTGCAAATACGGATATGACATTCAGGAGAGCACGATTCGTTTATCTCTCTTGCGAGCTCCGAAGTGGCCGGATCTCACAGCGGATTTGGGAGAGCATAGCTTTACTTACTCGCTATATCCGCATCAAGGAAGCTGGCAGCAGGCAGGAACCCTTCGCAAGGCAGCGGAGCTGAATACCGATATTCAGGTGAGTAAGGCACGCCCTAATTCTTCAGGAACTTTGCCAGAAGTATATTCTTTGCTTCCATTTCATAGTCAGCATGTCATTCTGGATACACTCAAACCGGCAGAAGACGGTACAGGCTGGATTGTCAGAATGTATGAAGCTTCTGGTGGAAGTGGACAGGCAAGTCTTAACTGGCCTGGCAAGCTGAGCAAGGTGTTTGAATCCGATGCACTGGAGAAAGAACGGAGTGTGCTGAATCATCAGGAGCGAGTCATTGATCTCAGCTTCCGGCCCTATGAAATTAAGACGATAAAAATAAAATAGTCTTGGACAGTATCTTCGGTCATGTTAAGTTAATTACGGGCCGAAGATATTTTTTTGTTTTTTTAAGTACGAATGTCACTTACTTTTACACCGTAAAATCGCTTACAAATAAAATGAAGTAAAATATATGTAAAGTTAGATCAAAATAGACGGTCATTTTCTATTGGTATTTTTCCGTTTTTACATATGTATACGCTTTCTTTTGTGCGAAAATAACACATTTTTGAATTGTAAATGATTGGTCACAACCTGAAAAAACCTTGATATATCAACGCTTTTGCCATGTGCCAAAATGACATGTTTACGAAATGATGCGTTATCCACTATCGTTATCCTAAAGCTGCGCCAACAAAACTGACATAGCAGGATTTGTATTTGGAGGCTTGCCCCTGGCGCAAGACCAAGATGAGTGATGACAGAAGGAGGCGAACCTGTGTGCAGGAGATCAAGACGGTCAGAAGACAACAGACCATGTCGAAACCAAAAAGCAGCAGAAAGCAATGGCAGAAGATCTGGAGAAACTGGGAGCTGTATTTGTTTATTGCACCGGCATTTTTGTATTTTCTTATATTCCATTACGGACCGATGTACGGCATCCAGATCGCGTTCAAGAATTACAATCCGGTTCGCGGGATATTCGGCAGCCCTTGGATCGGCTTTGATCACTTTATTCGATTCTTTGATTCTTATTATTTCTGGGATTTAATGTGGAATACGCTGACGATCAGTTTATATGAGCTGGCTGTTGGCTTCCCAATCCCGATTATTCTGGCGCTGGCATTCAATGAACTGAAGCATAAGCGCTTCAAGAAGCTCGCCCAGACCATCACTTACGCACCTCATTTCATCTCCATGGTCGTTATGGTCGGGATGATTATCTCATTCCTTTCACCTTCAACGGGGATTCTTATTCATTTTATTGAATGGCTTGGTTTTGATGCTCCAGCCTTTCTGACAAGTCCAGCCTGGTTTAAGACGGTCTATGTACTGTCGGGAGTATGGCAGAGTGCCGGGTGGGGAACGATCATCTATCTGGCTGCATTGTCAGCTGCAGATCCCGGTCTTCATGAGGCAGCTATCATTGATGGGGCGAACAGGCTGCAGCGCATATGGAACATTAACATTCCTGTACTGTTGCCAACGATGACCATTCTGCTCATTCTCAACATGGGAAGTCTGCTCGGTGTCGGCTTTGAGAAGATTCTCCTCATGCAGAATCCGCTGAATATGGAATCCTCGGATGTTATTTCCACCTTTGTATATCGTTCAGGTCTTGAGAATGCGCAGTATAGTTTCTCAACGGCTGTCGGGCTGTTCAATTCTGTAATCAATGCCATTTTGCTCATTGTGGTCAATCAGATCGCTCGCAGGACAAGTGAGAATAGTCTGTGGTAGAGGAGGGGGCTGGACAATGCTAACCGGTATTAAAGAAACGAGACAAGACAAAATTTTTCTGGCACTAAATTATCTCTATGTCACGATTGCATTCCTTGTTGTCGCTTATCCGCTGGTCTATATGATCAGTGCTTCGATCAGTAATCCAAAAGCCGTTGCTTCCGGAGCGATGTGGCTCTTTCCCAAAGATATTACCTTTGAGGGGTATCAGCGCGTGTTTCAGGATACACGAATCTGGTCAGGTTACGCAAACACCATTCTATATACCGTAGTCGGTACTACGGTGAATCTGATGGTCACTATACCTGCAGCTTATGCACTCAGCAGAAGAGATTTTGTAGGAAGAAACTTTTTTATGGGGATGTTCATGGTCACGATGTTCTTCGGAGGAGGCCTGGTGCCAACCTATCTGCTGATCAAGGAACTGGGCATGATCAACAGCATGTGGGCGCTGATACTTCCTTCCGCTGCGTCGGTATGGAACATTATTGTCTCCCGCACCTTCTTCCAGGGGACGATCCCAGGCGAGCTTCATGAAGCAGCTCAAATCGACGGATGCTCAAATTTGAAGCTGTTTTTCAAGATTATATTACCGCTCTCGATGCCAATCATTGCCGTCATGGCGCTCTTCTATGGGGTAGGACACTGGAACAGCTACTTCTCCGCCATGATCTATTTCAATGATTCAGATAAATATCCACTGCAGCTCGTGTTAAGACAGATTCTCGTTCTGCAGGAAATGTCGGCCCAAGGCTCTGGCATGATGGACAGCACATCCGCTACAGCGCTCAATAACAAAGCGGAGGTAGCAGCACTTGTCCGCTA
This sequence is a window from Paenibacillus urinalis. Protein-coding genes within it:
- a CDS encoding alpha-mannosidase → MQRIQRMIRELSERQWLESTEINDWKMTSTTYHMPGEYDEETSLPEGTALTQFPGQHGITYFFRKELDWPETWGKEGIGLVFNAGSGEGLLRVNGASYQGLDRNHTYVTLDPAYAEKNSKLELTIELYDPIPEPIDPLNHQANRPAPISSITSLLVKVNRPVQSLMYTLRTLLGTAQQLAESDMRRVRLREAMFRTMDGYLGMSEADIREGSRIRELEEQLIALVKQIGGSAEGIEHMVGQSHIDIAWLWPVRETVRKTSRTFSTVDRLMDEYPEYQFAQSQPILYQFLKEHDPELYERVKRRIKEGRWELVGGMWVEPDLNIPSGESLMRQMLYGQRFYEQEFGRTSEIEWLPDTFGYCASLPQILKHGGIHYFMTTKLNWNDTNVFPFDLFQWVGIDGTPMLSYLNHGLNEDTSPKDIQEHWESYRQRAVHPQQMLLYGHGDGGGGVTREMLEYMDRSELLVGQPEVRYSTAAAFFQTTEEVRRRLSKWHGDLYLELHRGTYTTHARNKRANRKAEVLYREAEVWHSLSKLAAGGDKDGYVESVNLEQGWKLILLNQFHDIIPGSAITETYDTSSEEYEQIFNIGSEVLAERLQQIAEHVSLDGDGIPYVVCNSLGWARDAIVDIDVHGANMIPYDETGQVLQYERNEQPDSEQDDQPDSEQEQDKQQKEQGQPASRLHVLVKDIPAFGYRTIWLKEKEIVNGSDLAQEQASSPPAEFPDQWETTYYSVTFGANGEITSLWDKEAAREIVRPGEQINRLELYHDRPTYWDAWDIDPRYEQQKADDPILVHRQLLSHGKVQDIFRFTWKLSQSTIWQDVIFYHHDKRIDFKTHVEWNEAHKLLKAAFPVQVVTNKAVFEIPFGTIERSVHRNTSWEQAQFEVCGHRFVDLSEHGYGVSLLNDCKYGYDIQESTIRLSLLRAPKWPDLTADLGEHSFTYSLYPHQGSWQQAGTLRKAAELNTDIQVSKARPNSSGTLPEVYSLLPFHSQHVILDTLKPAEDGTGWIVRMYEASGGSGQASLNWPGKLSKVFESDALEKERSVLNHQERVIDLSFRPYEIKTIKIK
- a CDS encoding ABC transporter permease: MSKPKSSRKQWQKIWRNWELYLFIAPAFLYFLIFHYGPMYGIQIAFKNYNPVRGIFGSPWIGFDHFIRFFDSYYFWDLMWNTLTISLYELAVGFPIPIILALAFNELKHKRFKKLAQTITYAPHFISMVVMVGMIISFLSPSTGILIHFIEWLGFDAPAFLTSPAWFKTVYVLSGVWQSAGWGTIIYLAALSAADPGLHEAAIIDGANRLQRIWNINIPVLLPTMTILLILNMGSLLGVGFEKILLMQNPLNMESSDVISTFVYRSGLENAQYSFSTAVGLFNSVINAILLIVVNQIARRTSENSLW
- a CDS encoding carbohydrate ABC transporter permease; this encodes MLTGIKETRQDKIFLALNYLYVTIAFLVVAYPLVYMISASISNPKAVASGAMWLFPKDITFEGYQRVFQDTRIWSGYANTILYTVVGTTVNLMVTIPAAYALSRRDFVGRNFFMGMFMVTMFFGGGLVPTYLLIKELGMINSMWALILPSAASVWNIIVSRTFFQGTIPGELHEAAQIDGCSNLKLFFKIILPLSMPIIAVMALFYGVGHWNSYFSAMIYFNDSDKYPLQLVLRQILVLQEMSAQGSGMMDSTSATALNNKAEVAALVRYAVIIVSTLPVIIIYPFLQRYFVQGVMIGSVKG